A single region of the Eleginops maclovinus isolate JMC-PN-2008 ecotype Puerto Natales chromosome 16, JC_Emac_rtc_rv5, whole genome shotgun sequence genome encodes:
- the amdhd2 gene encoding N-acetylglucosamine-6-phosphate deacetylase → MPSNKSVSDAPITQFINCRILRDHCLQREDLWVRDGKILDPEKLFFDEHGYADKRVDCEDSIIAPGFIDVQINGGYGVDFSQACEDVSSGISFVAKKILEHGVTSFCPTLVTSPLDVYHKVLPQVKVHDGGAHGAGVLGFHLEGPFISVEKKGAHPEKFLRTFKSSGLGYLMETYGGLDSVAMVTLAPELDGSQSVIRDLCQKGITVSLGHSVANLSQAEEAVQHGASFITHLFNAMLPFHHRDPGIVGLLTSDQVPAGRTVYYGMIADGIHTNPAALRIAHRSHPSGLVLVTDAITAMGLPPGRHTLGQQVIEIQGLHAYVAGTKTLCGSIATMDMCVRHFKHASGCSVEEALEAASLHPAQLLGISHRKGNLDFGSDADLVLLDDTLNIKATFISGEEVWRK, encoded by the exons ATGCCATCCAACAAATCAGTTTCTGACGCTCCCATCACTCAGTTCATCAACTGCAGGATACTGAGAGACCACTGTCTGCAGAg AGAGGACCTGTGGGTGCGTGACGGAAAGATTTTGGATCCAGAGAAACTTTTCTTCGATGAGCACGGTTATGCCGACAAGCGGGTAGACTGTGAAGACAGCATCATCGCCCCGGGCTTTATAGATGTTCAGATTAATG gagggTACGGGGTCGACTTCTCTCAGGCCTGCGAAGATGTCAGCAGCGGAATTTCTTTCGTGGCAAAAAAGATCCTTGAGCACGGTGTGACATCCTTCTGCCCCACGCTGGTCACCTCGCCCCTTGACGTCTACCACAAG GTTTTGCCTCAGGTCAAAGTTCACGATGGAGGAGCGCATGGAGCTGGAGTTCTTG GATTTCACCTGGAGGGCCCGTTCATCAGCGTGGAGAAGAAAGGAGCTCACCCGGAGAAGTTTCTCCGGACCTTCAAGAGCAGCGGGCTCGGGTACCTGATGGAAACCTACGGTGGCCTGGACAGCGTTGCCATGGTGACACTGGCTCCAGAGTTGGATGGCAGCCAATCGGTGATCAGGGATCTCTGCCAGAAGGGAATCACGGTGTCGCTAG GTCACTCTGTGGCCAACCTGTCTCAGGCGGAGGAGGCTGTTCAACACGGAGCCTCCTTCATCACCCACCTCTTCAACGCCATGCTGCCT TTCCACCACAGGGACCCTGGTATTGTGGGTCTGCTGACCAGTGATCAGGTTCCTGCAGGCCGGACGGTTTACTACGGCATGATCGCTGACGGGATCCACACCAACCCTGCAGCGCTGAGGATTGCACACAGATCCCACCCCTCAG GTCTGGTGCTGGTGACGGATGCAATCACAGCGATGGGGCTCCCTCCTGGTCGCCACACCCTGGGTCAGCAGGTCATCGAGATCCAGGGTCTCCATGCCTACGTGGCAG GCACGAAGACACTATGCGGTAGCATAGCCACGATGGATATGTGTGTACGGCACTTTAAACATGCTTCAG GCTGCAGTGTAGAGGAGGCTCTGGAAGCTGCCTCGCTGCATCCTGCTCAACTTCTGGGTATCAGCCACAGGAAGGGAAACCTTGACTTTGGGTCAGACGCAG accTGGTTTTGCTCGATGACACCCTCAACATCAAAGCCACATTTATTTCTGGGGAGGAGGTTTGGAGAAAATGA